The DNA region GGCTGCCGCGGGCGGCGCGTCGGGCAGCGACGCGAACGGAATGCTCGCGCGCGGCGACAGCAGCAGCCGCAGCTCGCCGTCGGCCGGCGCGGCCGGCAGCGTATCGAGCCACGCGCCGAAGCCGCGTACCGGCGCGACGTCGGGCACACGGTTGCGTCCGCACTGTTCGCACGATGCGCGCACGACACCGCGCCAGTGCGCGACGCGCTTGTCCGCGCGTTCGCCCGACAGTTTCACGACGCCGCGCGCGGTCGTCAGCGGCACGACCGCCGCGACGCCGAGCTCGACGGCTTTCTCGATGACCCAGTCCATCTTGTCGCCGCCGGCGATGCCCTGCGCGAGCGTCACGCGATACGGCGGCTCCGCCTCGGCCGGGTCGAACGCCTCGATCTGCGCGAGCGCGTTGCGCTTGTCGATCTCGACGAGCCGCGCGCGGTACTGGCCGCCGCTGCCGTCGAACAGTGCGAGCGTGTCGCCGGGCTGCAGCCGCAGCACCTGCGCGTGACGCGCGACCTCGGCCGGCAGCGTGAGCGTCGCATCGGCGCGCAGCGCCGCTTCGACGAAGAAACGCGGCAAGGCCGCGGTGGTGGTGGCTTCACTCATGTTTGGCGCGG from Burkholderia ambifaria AMMD includes:
- a CDS encoding 16S rRNA (uracil(1498)-N(3))-methyltransferase, whose protein sequence is MSEATTTAALPRFFVEAALRADATLTLPAEVARHAQVLRLQPGDTLALFDGSGGQYRARLVEIDKRNALAQIEAFDPAEAEPPYRVTLAQGIAGGDKMDWVIEKAVELGVAAVVPLTTARGVVKLSGERADKRVAHWRGVVRASCEQCGRNRVPDVAPVRGFGAWLDTLPAAPADGELRLLLSPRASIPFASLPDAPPAAAVTLLIGPEGGLSPDEENVARAHGFTALSLGPRVLRTETAGAAVLAALAARWGGW